The following proteins are encoded in a genomic region of Myxococcota bacterium:
- the fliW gene encoding flagellar assembly protein FliW, whose product MSKQRVEHERVGAIEYDDAEVLHFPGIPGFPAAHRFVVRAHARGERIAWLVCLDVPSLALAIASPWDFVPDYAPAFGAEALTAVGATSLDDVEIVAVAIVDASGLALNLAAPVLIHRARGRGVQWILEDGAFPLRARVGPAPARASASADAQPEGQPEAQPEAQTGARSASAPRRARQIESNPQT is encoded by the coding sequence GTGAGCAAGCAGCGGGTCGAGCACGAGCGCGTGGGCGCGATCGAGTACGACGACGCCGAGGTGTTGCACTTCCCGGGGATCCCGGGGTTTCCCGCCGCGCACCGCTTCGTCGTGCGCGCGCACGCGCGCGGCGAGCGCATCGCCTGGCTCGTCTGTCTCGACGTGCCGTCGCTCGCGCTCGCCATCGCGTCGCCCTGGGACTTCGTTCCCGACTACGCTCCCGCCTTCGGCGCCGAGGCGCTGACGGCGGTGGGCGCGACGTCGCTCGACGACGTCGAGATCGTGGCCGTGGCGATCGTGGATGCGAGCGGGCTCGCGCTCAACCTCGCGGCCCCAGTCCTGATCCACCGCGCGCGCGGACGCGGGGTGCAGTGGATCCTCGAGGACGGCGCGTTCCCGCTGCGCGCGCGCGTCGGGCCCGCGCCGGCTCGCGCGTCCGCGAGCGCCGATGCGCAGCCGGAAGGGCAGCCGGAAGCGCAGCCGGAAGCGCAGACGGGCGCACGCAGCGCGAGCGCGCCTCGCCGCGCGCGTCAGATCGAGTCGAATCCCCAGACGTAG
- a CDS encoding GNAT family N-acetyltransferase, with amino-acid sequence MIAWLGDGLRPGRPGALERESPLAFDPRAPERHRVAWIGEQPAAHALAMPVRAVAGHARLPLGLIGSVYADPAHRGRGLARACIEDAVSFLRGDGACAVLLWSDLDDFYAPLGFSPVGRDWLDVCDAAAIARAVRAPRAARVGAPSSVHLPALEALARRRAARIERPSFALARMAAADGCELVAAFAPDGAPTAFAACGRGDDFHDVVHDWAGAPDGVLACLDALARTRAAIGLLSPPGEQPASAPDGVVARLRGAGTTTVPRALALARLIDAERLWEAAAHAHPALRALRVDTRDAHVRLHSRAGTTSLDAPAFLRLVLGGLAPAPPIAATDAERAALAAALPLPLYVWGFDSI; translated from the coding sequence GTGATCGCCTGGCTCGGCGACGGCCTGCGCCCCGGTCGGCCAGGGGCGCTCGAACGCGAGTCGCCGCTCGCGTTCGACCCGCGCGCGCCCGAGCGGCACCGCGTCGCGTGGATCGGCGAGCAGCCCGCCGCGCACGCGCTCGCGATGCCCGTGCGCGCCGTCGCGGGCCATGCGCGCCTTCCGCTCGGCCTGATCGGGAGCGTGTACGCCGACCCCGCGCACCGCGGACGCGGTCTCGCGCGCGCGTGCATCGAGGATGCGGTCTCGTTCCTGCGCGGCGACGGCGCCTGCGCCGTGCTCCTCTGGAGCGACCTCGACGACTTCTACGCGCCGCTCGGGTTCTCGCCGGTCGGGCGCGACTGGCTCGACGTGTGCGACGCCGCGGCCATCGCGCGCGCGGTGCGCGCGCCACGGGCCGCGCGCGTCGGAGCCCCGTCCTCCGTCCACCTCCCCGCGCTCGAGGCGCTCGCTCGCCGGCGCGCAGCGCGCATCGAACGCCCGTCGTTCGCGCTCGCGCGCATGGCCGCCGCGGACGGCTGCGAGCTGGTCGCGGCCTTCGCACCCGACGGCGCGCCCACCGCCTTCGCCGCCTGCGGCCGGGGCGACGACTTCCACGACGTCGTGCACGACTGGGCCGGCGCTCCGGACGGCGTGCTCGCCTGCCTCGATGCCCTCGCGCGCACCCGCGCCGCGATCGGCCTGCTCTCGCCGCCGGGCGAGCAGCCGGCATCCGCGCCCGACGGGGTCGTCGCACGCCTGCGCGGAGCCGGCACGACGACCGTGCCTCGCGCGCTCGCGCTGGCGCGGCTGATCGATGCGGAGCGGCTCTGGGAGGCGGCCGCGCACGCGCATCCCGCGCTTCGCGCGCTGCGCGTCGACACGCGGGATGCGCACGTGCGCCTCCACTCGCGCGCCGGCACCACCTCGCTCGACGCGCCGGCCTTCCTCCGGCTCGTGCTCGGAGGCCTCGCCCCCGCGCCGCCGATCGCGGCGACCGATGCCGAGCGTGCGGCCCTCGCCGCCGCGCTCCCGCTGCCGCTCTACGTCTGGGGATTCGACTCGATCTGA
- a CDS encoding flagellin: MGLRVNTNVASVNAQRNLVNTTDRLQRSLERLSSGLRITRASDDAAGLAISEGFRAEIRSFVQAQRNANDAISLLQIAEGALNESSSILIRLRELAIQSSNGTLGSSERTTLNNEFTALRDELSRIANVTEFNGTAVLNSASVTVTFQVGINNTSNDRITVTGVNATATGLSIQTQGITTSAAANAAISAISTAIDSLASLRAQFGTAQNRLESTIRSIAVSIENTSAAESRIRDVDVASETAELTRNQVLQQAGIAVLAQANVSSQSALNLLR, encoded by the coding sequence ATGGGTCTTCGAGTCAATACCAACGTTGCGTCGGTCAATGCCCAGCGCAACCTCGTGAACACGACGGACCGGCTGCAGCGCTCGCTCGAGCGCCTGTCGTCGGGCCTTCGCATCACGCGCGCGAGTGACGACGCGGCGGGTCTCGCCATCTCGGAAGGCTTCCGCGCCGAGATCCGCAGCTTCGTCCAGGCCCAGCGCAACGCGAACGACGCGATCTCGCTCCTGCAGATCGCCGAAGGCGCACTGAACGAGTCGTCGTCGATCCTGATCCGCCTGCGCGAGCTGGCGATCCAGTCGTCGAACGGCACGCTCGGCTCGTCCGAGCGGACGACGCTGAACAACGAGTTCACGGCGCTCCGCGACGAGCTCTCGCGCATCGCGAACGTGACGGAGTTCAACGGCACGGCCGTGCTGAACTCGGCGTCGGTGACCGTGACGTTCCAGGTCGGCATCAACAACACGAGCAACGACCGCATCACGGTGACGGGCGTGAACGCGACGGCGACGGGTCTCTCGATCCAGACCCAGGGCATCACGACGTCCGCGGCCGCGAACGCGGCGATCTCGGCGATCAGCACGGCGATCGACTCGCTCGCCTCGCTGCGCGCCCAGTTCGGTACGGCCCAGAACCGCCTCGAGTCGACCATCCGGTCGATCGCGGTGTCGATCGAGAACACGTCGGCGGCCGAGTCGCGGATCCGCGACGTCGACGTGGCGTCGGAGACGGCGGAGCTCACGAGGAACCAGGTCCTCCAGCAGGCGGGCATCGCCGTGCTGGCGCAGGCCAACGTGTCCTCGCAGAGCGCGCTCAACCTCCTGCGCTAG
- the fliD gene encoding flagellar filament capping protein FliD, with product MSTSGISSRFTIGGLATGIDTSALLEGLLAVERIPLNRLESQRSAIQTERGLVQDLNKIVLDIRNAALALDNQNTTLTGPATAEEFLSYAASSSAEDFVSASVSGDAAPGEYTVRVNTLASVGREISNAFADTTTPFGTAGDTFSIDFGGDAPIDVAIGAGGLALADLVSAINTSPENDGSVQASLLFDGASYRLIVAGTRTGAANDIAITTSLTAGANPFLDATLSTNATDASLEVLGVPVTRSTNQFSDAIQGVSLDLRRVHGPSDPTTTIAVARDDDAIADKLQELVDAVNALRDFSIGQSTTNETSKRGGPLNGSNVLRTTERVVFENLIYRDTNVDPKIFETLATIGVRSGEDGKLSIDRSVLEAKLDENPLAVRQLLAGDGTRDGIATQLARVLEPIVRIGDGMFAKRAESFDDRLEVLDLNIERLTARLALREETLIRQFSTLESSVARLQSQSSFLNGV from the coding sequence GTGAGCACGTCGGGCATCTCGTCGCGCTTCACGATCGGCGGGCTCGCGACGGGCATCGACACGAGCGCGCTCCTCGAAGGCCTGCTCGCCGTCGAGCGCATCCCGCTCAACCGCCTCGAATCGCAGCGATCCGCCATCCAGACCGAGCGCGGCCTGGTGCAGGATCTCAACAAGATCGTCCTCGACATCCGGAACGCGGCGCTCGCGCTCGACAACCAGAACACCACGCTGACGGGCCCGGCGACCGCCGAGGAGTTCCTCTCGTACGCGGCCTCCTCGAGCGCGGAGGACTTCGTGTCGGCGAGCGTGTCGGGCGATGCCGCGCCCGGCGAGTACACGGTGCGCGTGAACACGCTGGCGAGCGTGGGCCGCGAGATCTCGAACGCCTTCGCGGACACGACGACGCCGTTCGGCACCGCGGGCGACACGTTCTCGATCGACTTCGGAGGCGACGCCCCGATCGACGTCGCGATCGGAGCGGGAGGCCTCGCTCTCGCGGACCTCGTGAGTGCGATCAACACGAGCCCCGAGAACGACGGCAGCGTCCAGGCGAGCCTCCTCTTCGACGGCGCGAGCTACCGACTCATCGTCGCCGGGACGCGGACCGGCGCGGCGAACGACATCGCGATCACGACCTCGCTCACGGCGGGGGCCAACCCGTTCCTGGACGCGACCCTCTCGACGAACGCGACCGACGCCTCGCTCGAAGTGCTGGGCGTCCCCGTGACGCGCTCGACGAACCAGTTCAGCGACGCGATCCAGGGCGTGTCGCTCGACCTCCGTCGGGTCCACGGCCCGAGCGACCCGACCACCACGATCGCCGTCGCGCGCGACGACGATGCGATCGCCGACAAGCTCCAGGAGCTGGTCGACGCCGTGAACGCACTGCGCGACTTCTCGATCGGGCAGAGCACGACGAACGAGACGTCGAAGCGCGGCGGCCCGCTCAACGGCTCGAACGTGCTCCGGACGACGGAGCGGGTCGTCTTCGAGAACCTCATCTACCGCGACACCAACGTCGATCCCAAGATCTTCGAGACGCTCGCGACGATCGGCGTGCGCTCCGGCGAGGACGGCAAGCTCTCGATCGATCGCAGCGTGCTCGAGGCGAAGCTCGACGAGAACCCGCTCGCGGTCCGGCAGCTCCTGGCGGGCGACGGCACGCGCGACGGCATCGCGACGCAGCTCGCGCGCGTCCTCGAGCCGATCGTCCGCATCGGCGACGGGATGTTCGCGAAGCGCGCGGAGTCCTTCGACGATCGACTCGAAGTGCTCGATCTCAACATCGAGCGTCTGACCGCGCGGCTCGCGCTGCGCGAGGAGACGCTGATCCGCCAGTTCTCGACGCTCGAGAGCTCGGTCGCGCGGCTGCAGTCGCAGTCGAGCTTCCTGAACGGGGTCTAG
- a CDS encoding flagellar protein FliS, with amino-acid sequence MHPYASIDIETASPVALVAKLLAAATRHVRAARDAAGDARLRGRASSRALDILGELRDALSMEQGGEIARNLDALYAFACSSIVDGTRGRAGAFDAALRAIEPLEQAWAELAQRPAPTAPSVAP; translated from the coding sequence ATGCATCCGTACGCGTCGATCGACATCGAGACCGCGAGCCCGGTCGCACTCGTCGCCAAGCTGCTCGCGGCCGCGACGCGCCATGTCCGCGCGGCGCGCGATGCGGCGGGGGACGCGCGGCTCCGCGGGCGCGCGTCCTCGCGCGCGCTCGACATCCTGGGCGAGCTGCGCGATGCGCTCTCGATGGAGCAGGGCGGCGAGATCGCCCGCAACCTCGACGCTCTCTACGCCTTCGCGTGCAGCTCGATCGTCGACGGCACGCGCGGCCGCGCGGGCGCCTTCGACGCGGCACTCCGCGCGATCGAGCCGCTCGAACAGGCGTGGGCGGAGCTCGCGCAGCGTCCCGCGCCGACGGCGCCGAGCGTCGCGCCGTGA
- the pseB gene encoding UDP-N-acetylglucosamine 4,6-dehydratase (inverting) produces MSSRLGHVLITGGTGSFGRAFVASVLERGLADVVRIYSRDEWKQGEMAAQFQHDARLRFLLGDVRDRERLARAMDGVDVVVHAAALKQVPSCEYNPAEAVRTNVDGAQNVIDAAITAGVARTVALSTDKAVNPINIYGATKLCAEKLFAQGGVYAGNRPSRFACVRYGNVVGTRGSVIPLFVEQAKSGVVTITDPKMTRFWISLEQAVEFVLDAIENMQGGEIFVPKIPSMRIVDLARAIAPDAVLKCVGRRPGEKLHELLLSAEESPLVREHRHHYVIGGKHRNAGRAVAEGFTYASHTNDQWIGVDHIRALVDRWRGSDHARVAATGSGASTAPIATS; encoded by the coding sequence ATGTCTTCTCGGCTGGGTCACGTCCTCATCACCGGCGGCACGGGCTCGTTCGGGCGCGCGTTCGTCGCGAGCGTGCTCGAGCGCGGCCTCGCCGACGTCGTGCGCATCTACAGCCGCGACGAGTGGAAGCAGGGCGAGATGGCGGCGCAGTTCCAGCACGACGCGCGGCTGCGCTTCCTGCTCGGCGACGTCCGCGATCGCGAGCGGCTCGCGCGCGCGATGGACGGCGTCGACGTCGTCGTGCACGCGGCGGCGCTCAAGCAGGTGCCGAGCTGCGAGTACAACCCGGCCGAGGCGGTGCGCACCAACGTCGACGGCGCGCAGAACGTGATCGACGCCGCGATCACCGCCGGTGTCGCGCGCACGGTGGCGCTCTCGACCGACAAGGCCGTGAACCCCATCAACATCTACGGCGCGACGAAGCTGTGCGCCGAGAAGCTCTTCGCGCAGGGCGGCGTCTATGCCGGAAACCGCCCGTCGCGCTTCGCGTGCGTCCGCTACGGCAACGTCGTCGGCACGCGCGGCAGCGTGATCCCGCTGTTCGTCGAGCAGGCGAAGTCGGGCGTCGTCACGATCACCGATCCCAAGATGACGCGCTTCTGGATCTCGCTCGAGCAGGCCGTGGAGTTCGTGCTCGACGCGATCGAGAACATGCAGGGGGGCGAGATCTTCGTGCCCAAGATCCCGAGCATGCGCATCGTCGACCTCGCGCGCGCGATCGCCCCCGACGCGGTGCTCAAGTGCGTGGGGCGCCGGCCGGGGGAGAAGCTGCACGAGCTCCTGCTGAGCGCCGAGGAGTCGCCGCTCGTGCGCGAGCACCGGCACCACTACGTGATCGGCGGCAAGCATCGCAACGCCGGCCGCGCCGTCGCCGAGGGCTTCACGTACGCGAGCCACACGAACGACCAGTGGATCGGCGTCGACCACATCCGCGCGCTCGTCGACCGCTGGCGCGGCAGCGATCACGCACGCGTCGCCGCGACGGGGTCCGGCGCGTCGACGGCGCCGATCGCGACGTCCTAG
- a CDS encoding 6-hydroxymethylpterin diphosphokinase MptE-like protein → MGSDDALERLRRAHPALAARVLASDASGVEVGVARDGGATLAEAGRRWASAYAPLDEARRWVDALGEGADVAVVLGLGAAHHVDALLARGAGCVLVLEPSAARLRALLEHGGALAWLDDERVDLALDAAGLARAFAARYAPGMSVRVFAHPVLEKHDPEEAGAVLRRIAEIKSARDVVERTRVWKSAEWLAQTARNTARMLESHDFAELAGAFAGRPAVVVAAGPSLDKQLALLAEYRDRVLVIAIGQTLRVLRAAGIEPDLVHVLEAQDVVHQLTGAGSTDDVDLVVSPNAHPGLYEVPVRRRFVAYAAPHRFAGWVRDQVAHWRPVESGASVSLSAVALAGALGARPVLVIGQDLAFTGGRTYAAHSLYEGVGARADGQGRVRLSNVRAKAELFGIPSDDDVFEEARWVDGWDGEKVLTTASYATFIEEYTTAAAALAGAGTRLVNCTEGGAHLPGVEHARFADELARHARERFDARAVVDACAQPPPADARARLARGIGRARARLRTLARTAERGRRAVERVLPHADRPRAQDAPELERIARLERAARRGLGALDWLDDLVRPHLHDVRLALHRTEERELALAEALALSGGLFAALEHAIASARATLDEVEAGLARATQTGSAPAAERRTAGAHGVDVERRAARARDA, encoded by the coding sequence GTGGGCTCTGACGACGCGCTCGAACGCCTGCGCCGCGCGCACCCCGCGCTCGCTGCGCGCGTGCTGGCGAGCGACGCGAGCGGCGTCGAGGTCGGCGTGGCGCGCGACGGGGGCGCGACGCTCGCGGAAGCGGGGCGCCGCTGGGCGTCGGCCTACGCCCCGCTCGACGAGGCTCGCCGCTGGGTCGACGCGCTCGGCGAGGGTGCGGACGTCGCGGTCGTGCTCGGGCTCGGCGCCGCGCACCACGTCGACGCGCTGCTCGCGCGCGGCGCCGGCTGCGTGCTCGTGCTCGAGCCGAGCGCGGCGCGCCTGCGCGCGCTGCTCGAGCACGGCGGCGCGCTCGCCTGGCTCGACGACGAGCGCGTCGACCTCGCGCTCGACGCGGCGGGGCTCGCGCGCGCCTTCGCAGCCCGGTATGCGCCGGGCATGTCGGTGCGCGTGTTCGCGCATCCGGTGCTCGAGAAGCACGACCCGGAGGAGGCGGGCGCCGTGCTCCGCCGCATCGCGGAGATCAAGAGCGCGAGGGACGTCGTCGAGCGCACGCGCGTGTGGAAGAGCGCCGAGTGGCTCGCGCAGACCGCGCGCAACACCGCGCGCATGCTCGAGAGCCACGACTTCGCCGAGCTCGCGGGCGCGTTCGCGGGGCGGCCCGCCGTCGTGGTCGCCGCCGGGCCGTCGCTCGACAAGCAGCTCGCTCTCCTCGCGGAGTACCGCGACCGCGTGCTCGTGATCGCGATCGGGCAGACGCTGCGTGTCCTGCGCGCCGCGGGCATCGAGCCCGACCTCGTCCACGTGCTCGAGGCGCAGGACGTGGTGCACCAGCTCACCGGCGCGGGCTCCACCGACGACGTCGATCTCGTCGTGTCACCGAATGCGCATCCCGGGCTCTACGAGGTGCCGGTGCGTCGGCGCTTCGTCGCCTACGCGGCGCCCCACCGCTTCGCCGGCTGGGTGCGCGACCAGGTCGCGCACTGGCGGCCGGTCGAGTCGGGCGCGTCGGTCTCGCTCTCGGCGGTCGCGCTCGCGGGCGCGCTCGGCGCGCGGCCCGTGCTCGTGATCGGCCAGGATCTCGCGTTCACGGGCGGTCGCACCTACGCCGCGCACTCGCTCTACGAGGGCGTCGGCGCGCGCGCGGACGGGCAGGGGCGCGTGAGGCTCTCGAACGTTCGCGCGAAGGCGGAGCTGTTCGGCATCCCGTCCGACGACGACGTCTTCGAGGAGGCGCGCTGGGTCGACGGGTGGGACGGAGAAAAGGTCCTGACGACGGCCTCTTACGCGACGTTCATCGAGGAGTACACGACGGCGGCCGCGGCGCTCGCGGGGGCCGGGACGCGGCTCGTGAACTGCACGGAAGGAGGCGCCCACCTCCCCGGCGTCGAGCACGCCCGGTTCGCCGACGAGCTCGCGCGCCACGCGCGCGAGCGCTTCGACGCGCGCGCGGTCGTCGACGCGTGCGCGCAGCCACCGCCCGCGGATGCGCGCGCGCGGCTCGCGCGCGGGATCGGACGCGCGCGTGCGCGATTGCGCACGCTCGCACGCACGGCCGAGCGCGGCCGGCGCGCCGTCGAGCGCGTCCTCCCGCACGCGGATCGCCCGCGCGCGCAGGACGCGCCCGAGCTCGAACGCATCGCCCGGCTCGAGCGCGCGGCGCGGCGCGGGCTCGGCGCGCTCGACTGGCTCGACGACCTCGTGCGTCCGCACCTGCACGACGTCCGTCTCGCGCTCCACCGCACCGAGGAGCGCGAGCTCGCACTCGCCGAGGCGCTCGCGCTCTCGGGCGGGCTGTTCGCGGCGCTCGAGCACGCGATCGCGTCTGCGCGCGCGACGCTCGACGAGGTCGAGGCGGGGCTCGCGCGGGCAACGCAGACCGGGAGCGCGCCCGCCGCGGAGCGCCGCACTGCGGGCGCGCACGGCGTGGATGTCGAGCGCCGCGCGGCGCGCGCACGCGACGCCTAG
- a CDS encoding PilZ domain-containing protein: MTDGAEKRTLFRMSVELPIRHRLATEAEIAALEAQTEARASAPKSTLDPELTDTIARLERKLDLLLALVAPDRFAEPLMPHAMRRAELSGSGCSFRVGERVDVGRRVVCEMLLPEKPPHSMRVTARVVSCTPVAGSREFLLALAFEAIEERERDRIVRFLNRRQIEERRAAGGEA, encoded by the coding sequence ATGACGGACGGTGCCGAGAAGCGAACGCTCTTCCGCATGTCGGTCGAGCTCCCGATCCGCCATCGCCTCGCGACCGAGGCGGAGATCGCCGCGCTCGAGGCGCAGACCGAGGCGCGCGCGTCGGCCCCCAAGTCGACGCTCGATCCGGAGCTCACCGACACGATCGCGCGGCTCGAGCGCAAGCTCGACCTCTTGCTCGCGCTCGTCGCGCCCGACCGCTTCGCCGAGCCGCTGATGCCGCACGCGATGCGGCGCGCCGAGCTGTCGGGCTCGGGGTGCTCGTTCCGCGTCGGCGAGCGCGTCGACGTCGGCCGCCGCGTCGTGTGCGAGATGCTGCTTCCCGAGAAGCCGCCGCACTCGATGCGCGTGACCGCGCGCGTCGTGTCGTGCACGCCGGTCGCGGGGAGTCGCGAGTTCCTGCTGGCGCTCGCGTTCGAGGCGATCGAGGAGCGCGAGCGCGACCGGATCGTGCGCTTCCTGAACCGGCGACAGATCGAAGAGCGACGCGCGGCCGGAGGAGAGGCGTGA
- a CDS encoding sigma 54-interacting transcriptional regulator translates to MQSVVVVADSFALAREVAGALERAGYAARARACTPSAWDELAGERVDVAVVDASAARRLLDRPADALLGAPPLVAMRAAGGELSIDALSALRAHTRVELLPTPFGVDELEAGVAAALRARPSASSPPESDVEERLRDAIEAAAATDATVLVRGENGSGTSTVARAIHRASRGAQAPFVEVDARTARGAAGCAQLRAAFEEASASARGRGALAIDRLGELDPPVQAALVALLDATPAGAGPRWFATTSRPLADEVRAGRLRPEIAYRFEIVVVDVPPLRARAASFERVARELLRDAARRIGVREPELGTEAVAALARHPFRGNLVELAALMERAALLFAGRPVDAAQLVEGGATPPPAFVASTLDLRALEEAAIRRSLAQEGGNRVRAAEVLGISVKTLRNKIQRYGLADVGRPIRPTSIPG, encoded by the coding sequence GTGCAGAGCGTCGTAGTCGTCGCCGACTCGTTCGCACTCGCGCGCGAGGTCGCCGGCGCGCTCGAGCGCGCCGGCTATGCGGCGCGCGCGCGGGCGTGCACGCCGTCGGCCTGGGACGAGCTCGCCGGCGAGCGCGTCGACGTCGCCGTGGTCGACGCGTCGGCGGCGCGACGGCTGCTCGATCGTCCGGCCGACGCGCTCCTCGGTGCGCCGCCGCTCGTCGCGATGCGCGCCGCCGGCGGCGAGCTCTCGATCGACGCGCTCTCGGCGCTGCGCGCGCACACGCGCGTCGAGCTCCTGCCGACGCCGTTCGGTGTCGACGAGCTCGAGGCGGGGGTCGCCGCTGCGCTGCGCGCGCGCCCGTCCGCGTCGTCGCCTCCGGAGTCCGACGTCGAGGAACGCCTGCGCGACGCGATCGAGGCCGCGGCGGCGACCGATGCGACGGTGCTCGTGCGCGGCGAGAACGGAAGCGGCACGAGCACGGTCGCGCGCGCCATCCACCGCGCGAGCCGCGGCGCGCAGGCGCCGTTCGTCGAAGTCGACGCGCGCACGGCGCGCGGGGCCGCCGGCTGCGCGCAGCTGCGCGCGGCGTTCGAGGAGGCGAGCGCGTCGGCGCGCGGTCGCGGCGCGCTCGCGATCGATCGGCTCGGCGAGCTCGACCCGCCGGTGCAGGCGGCGCTCGTCGCGCTGCTCGACGCGACGCCCGCCGGCGCCGGGCCGCGCTGGTTCGCGACGACGAGCCGCCCGCTCGCCGACGAGGTGCGCGCGGGCCGGCTGCGTCCCGAGATCGCCTATCGCTTCGAGATCGTGGTCGTCGACGTGCCGCCGCTGCGCGCGCGTGCGGCTTCCTTCGAGCGCGTCGCGCGCGAGCTGCTCCGCGACGCCGCGCGCCGGATCGGCGTGCGCGAGCCCGAGCTCGGTACCGAGGCCGTCGCGGCGCTCGCGCGCCATCCGTTCCGGGGCAACCTCGTCGAGCTCGCCGCGCTGATGGAGCGCGCCGCGCTGCTGTTCGCGGGCCGCCCGGTCGACGCCGCGCAGCTCGTCGAGGGCGGGGCAACGCCGCCGCCCGCGTTCGTGGCATCGACGCTCGACCTCCGCGCGCTCGAGGAGGCGGCGATCCGCCGCTCCCTCGCGCAGGAGGGCGGGAACCGCGTGCGCGCGGCCGAGGTGCTGGGCATCAGCGTCAAGACGCTGCGCAACAAGATCCAGCGCTACGGGCTCGCCGACGTCGGGCGCCCGATTCGACCCACCTCCATTCCAGGCTGA
- the flgB gene encoding flagellar basal body rod protein FlgB has protein sequence MADGSDARVGTLDGLERAMRFRVARQGVLAANVANADTPGYRRTDLAFDAALDRASTTRLTDPRHLGSGVGPEQQWKVEREARSDAPDGNGVDFDREVIALSRNAGAFTEAANVHGRIVAMLRMAIRGEA, from the coding sequence ATGGCGGACGGATCCGACGCGCGCGTGGGAACGCTCGACGGGCTCGAGCGGGCGATGCGCTTCCGCGTGGCGCGACAGGGCGTGCTCGCGGCGAACGTCGCGAACGCGGACACGCCGGGCTACCGGCGCACCGACCTCGCGTTCGACGCCGCGCTCGATCGCGCGTCGACGACGCGCCTCACCGACCCGCGCCATCTCGGCTCCGGCGTCGGGCCCGAACAGCAGTGGAAGGTCGAGCGCGAGGCCCGCAGCGACGCGCCCGACGGCAACGGCGTCGACTTCGACCGCGAGGTCATCGCGCTGTCGCGCAACGCCGGCGCGTTCACCGAGGCCGCGAACGTCCACGGCCGCATCGTCGCGATGCTGCGCATGGCGATCCGGGGCGAGGCGTAG
- the flgC gene encoding flagellar basal body rod protein FlgC, which yields MKINDIVDVAASGIAAQRARLSTTASNLANASSTRTAEGGPYRRRDPVFESESVGGPFADRLGRHVQAVRVARIVEDDRAPIQRFDPSHPDANEDGYVSLPNVSPVEELANMMSAMRTYEANLLMMRKVREMADAAMQLGR from the coding sequence GTGAAGATCAACGACATCGTCGACGTGGCGGCCTCGGGCATCGCGGCCCAGCGCGCGCGGCTCTCGACGACCGCGTCGAACCTCGCGAACGCGAGCTCGACCCGCACCGCCGAGGGCGGCCCGTACCGCCGGCGCGACCCGGTGTTCGAGTCCGAGTCCGTGGGAGGCCCGTTCGCCGATCGGCTCGGCCGGCACGTCCAGGCCGTGCGGGTCGCGCGCATCGTCGAGGACGACCGGGCGCCCATCCAGCGCTTCGACCCGAGCCATCCCGATGCGAACGAGGACGGCTACGTGTCGCTTCCCAACGTGAGCCCCGTCGAGGAGCTCGCCAACATGATGTCGGCGATGCGGACGTACGAGGCCAACCTGCTCATGATGCGCAAGGTGCGCGAGATGGCGGACGCCGCCATGCAGCTCGGTCGTTAG
- a CDS encoding flagellar hook-basal body complex protein FliE yields MIDELRSGLASLSDALGTKRAGGTDDAAKAAGGGARFADALGDAISSADQDFKAAEEEVRQLAQGKGDIVETMIGITRSELSLGFVVQLRNRALEAYQEIMRLPL; encoded by the coding sequence ATGATCGACGAGCTGCGCAGTGGCCTCGCCTCGCTCTCGGATGCGCTCGGCACGAAGCGCGCCGGCGGGACGGACGACGCCGCGAAGGCGGCCGGCGGCGGCGCGCGCTTCGCGGACGCGCTCGGCGACGCGATCTCGAGCGCCGACCAGGATTTCAAGGCGGCCGAGGAAGAGGTCCGCCAGCTCGCCCAGGGCAAGGGCGACATCGTCGAGACGATGATCGGGATCACCCGCTCCGAGCTCTCGCTCGGGTTCGTCGTCCAGCTCCGCAACCGGGCGCTCGAGGCCTACCAGGAGATCATGCGGCTTCCGCTGTAG